In Deltaproteobacteria bacterium, a genomic segment contains:
- a CDS encoding cyclic nucleotide-binding domain-containing protein: MSLQTLWLQNPIFAAAGAKACAQLAQRCPPLEHGAGRPVVRAGEPADHLHVVLSGTVRVFHRSPDGRELVVKLLRAPVAFGEMELLHHLAFLESVDALDDALIARIPEAVYLEFLLAHPAAMLEQLRAVAGAFCVAARNEQQILAPLDQRIANLLLAYGDLFGRPTAGGGVLITQPLSQEQIAHSLGVVRRSVALILSSWVKAQTIAKQGEHYALLAPERLEKLAAPIRNSLAFRLDMALDRLTPEAPATVRAHVEVTSPAELATGFRYDVRRELLVGRQPPARLLIVDEHISRQHCRVFLGTTGGRYWVEDLESANGTLLNGRPLRRGVLRDGDRIQLGPVELLFTLTEAH; encoded by the coding sequence GTGAGCCTACAGACCCTCTGGCTACAGAACCCGATCTTCGCCGCGGCGGGCGCCAAGGCGTGCGCGCAGCTCGCGCAGCGCTGTCCCCCCCTCGAGCACGGCGCAGGCCGCCCGGTCGTGCGGGCCGGCGAACCAGCCGACCATCTGCACGTGGTCCTGAGCGGCACGGTGCGCGTCTTCCATCGATCTCCTGACGGACGCGAGCTGGTGGTCAAGCTCCTGCGGGCTCCCGTGGCCTTCGGCGAGATGGAGCTCCTGCACCACCTGGCCTTCCTCGAGAGCGTGGACGCCCTCGACGACGCGCTCATCGCGCGCATCCCCGAGGCGGTCTACCTGGAGTTCCTGCTCGCCCACCCCGCCGCGATGCTCGAGCAGCTCCGTGCGGTGGCTGGCGCCTTCTGCGTGGCCGCGCGCAACGAGCAGCAGATCCTCGCGCCGCTCGACCAGCGGATAGCGAACCTCTTGCTGGCTTACGGTGACCTCTTCGGCCGACCGACGGCCGGTGGAGGCGTGCTCATCACCCAGCCGCTCTCGCAGGAACAGATCGCGCACTCCCTCGGCGTCGTCCGGCGCTCGGTGGCGCTGATCCTGTCGAGCTGGGTCAAAGCGCAGACGATCGCCAAGCAGGGCGAGCACTACGCGCTCCTCGCTCCGGAGCGGCTCGAGAAGCTCGCGGCGCCGATCCGCAACAGCCTGGCCTTCCGCCTCGACATGGCTCTCGACCGGCTGACCCCCGAGGCGCCGGCGACAGTTCGTGCCCACGTCGAGGTCACGAGCCCCGCCGAGCTCGCCACGGGCTTTCGCTACGACGTGCGCCGCGAGCTGCTCGTCGGCCGCCAGCCGCCCGCCCGGCTGCTCATCGTCGACGAACACATCTCGCGTCAGCACTGCCGCGTCTTTCTCGGCACCACCGGCGGAAGGTACTGGGTCGAGGACCTGGAGAGCGCGAACGGCACGCTGCTCAACGGGCGACCGCTCCGCCGGGGCGTGCTTCGCGACGGGGACCGGATCCAGCTCGGGCCCGTGGAGCTCCTCTTCACACTGACCGAGGCACACTGA
- a CDS encoding type 2 isopentenyl-diphosphate Delta-isomerase, producing the protein MTSDLSRRKADHLDLCTTDRVGFRDRTTLLEGVRLVHQSLPDLALDELDTSVTLLGKRLRAPLLIAAMTGGTERAREINRDLASIAEARGYGLGLGSQRAMLQDPRLAETYEVRSAAPTALLLGNLGLTQARDLTGGELDALVTAVGADALCLHLNPAMELVQAEGDRDFRAGTETLARVARELRVPVVAKETGCGISRETARKLRQAGVRTVDVSGAGGTSWVGVEALRSTGAHRSMGETLWDWGIPTAASVAYAAHEGLEVIATGGIQTGLDVARALALGATAAGLARGVLRALDRGGAAEAGSFLDQVELELRAVMLLVGARTISELRTVPRVLTGELRDWLAGG; encoded by the coding sequence ATGACGTCGGACCTCTCGCGCCGCAAGGCCGATCACCTCGACCTCTGCACCACCGACCGGGTCGGCTTTCGGGACCGCACCACGCTGCTCGAGGGAGTGCGCCTCGTGCACCAGTCCCTCCCCGACCTGGCGCTCGACGAGCTCGACACCTCCGTCACCCTCCTCGGCAAGCGGCTGCGCGCGCCGCTCCTCATCGCGGCCATGACCGGGGGCACCGAACGCGCCCGGGAGATCAACCGGGACCTCGCGTCGATCGCCGAGGCGCGAGGGTACGGGCTCGGGCTCGGCTCGCAGCGCGCCATGCTGCAGGACCCCCGCCTGGCGGAGACCTATGAGGTGCGTTCCGCGGCCCCCACCGCGCTGCTCCTCGGCAACCTCGGACTCACGCAGGCCCGCGACCTGACGGGCGGAGAGCTCGACGCCCTCGTCACCGCCGTCGGTGCGGACGCGCTGTGCCTCCACCTGAACCCGGCCATGGAGCTCGTGCAGGCCGAGGGAGACCGCGACTTTCGCGCCGGCACGGAGACTCTCGCGCGCGTGGCCCGAGAGCTCCGCGTCCCCGTCGTGGCCAAGGAGACGGGGTGCGGCATCTCGCGCGAAACGGCGCGCAAGCTCCGGCAGGCGGGGGTCCGTACGGTGGACGTCTCGGGCGCGGGCGGGACGTCGTGGGTCGGGGTGGAGGCCCTGCGCTCCACGGGGGCGCATCGGTCGATGGGCGAGACGCTCTGGGACTGGGGGATCCCGACCGCCGCCTCGGTGGCCTACGCGGCCCACGAGGGGCTCGAGGTGATCGCCACGGGAGGCATCCAGACGGGCCTCGACGTGGCACGCGCCCTCGCCCTCGGCGCGACGGCGGCGGGGCTCGCCCGCGGGGTGCTGCGCGCTCTCGACCGGGGCGGCGCTGCGGAGGCCGGCAGCTTCCTCGATCAGGTCGAGCTCGAGCTGCGGGCAGTGATGCTGCTCGTCGGAGCCCGGACCATCTCCGAGCTGCGGACCGTGCCGCGCGTCCTCACGGGGGAGCTGCGCGACTGGCTGGCGGGGGGCTAG
- a CDS encoding sigma 54-dependent Fis family transcriptional regulator, translated as MGEDPAITTIFDGGRATVRHLRKSKLVIVSGAEAGKEYDLTKPRVGGGRSIINDIPLSDKAISGTHFEIVGDDDGYRLVDLGSTNGTFVGDIRIKDVYLRPGTTFRAGHTELRFQPLNEVVEIQLSARDRFDCVLGGSVKMREIFATLEKIAPSDLTVMITGETGTGKELVARAIHNMSPRRSKPFQVLDCGAIPRDLIESTLFGHEKGSFTGAIGQHKGCFEQAHGGTIFLDEIGELDVGLQPKLLRVLENRELKRVGGDKTIKIDVRVLAATNRDLKVMVNQGTFREDLYFRLSVILVDNPPLRDRKEDIPQLVHHFLADVARRRGMSMNIAVDSMTALMGHNWPGNVRELRNVVERAASLCDGPTITRADLVFGRSGLSPAAEAASAAAAAAAGGGAAVAGGGNFAASLLEPGVTFKDAKQQVLDDFERLYLAKLLERNKGNITRSAHEAGLTRYHLRELLKRHNLSSGN; from the coding sequence ATGGGCGAAGATCCTGCCATCACAACAATTTTCGACGGTGGGCGCGCCACGGTCCGCCACTTGCGAAAGAGCAAGTTGGTGATCGTGTCGGGAGCGGAGGCAGGCAAGGAGTACGACCTGACGAAGCCCCGCGTAGGCGGCGGCCGCAGCATCATCAACGACATCCCCCTCTCGGACAAAGCGATCTCCGGGACGCACTTCGAGATCGTCGGCGACGACGACGGCTACCGGCTCGTGGACCTCGGGAGCACGAACGGCACGTTCGTCGGTGACATCCGCATCAAGGACGTCTACCTGCGGCCAGGCACCACCTTCCGCGCCGGCCACACGGAGCTACGCTTCCAGCCCCTCAACGAGGTGGTGGAGATCCAGCTCAGCGCGCGCGACCGCTTCGACTGCGTGCTCGGCGGCAGCGTCAAGATGCGCGAGATCTTCGCCACGCTGGAGAAGATCGCGCCGTCGGACCTCACGGTGATGATCACCGGCGAGACGGGTACCGGAAAGGAGCTCGTCGCGCGCGCCATCCACAACATGAGCCCGCGGCGGAGCAAGCCCTTCCAGGTGCTCGACTGCGGCGCCATCCCGCGCGACCTCATCGAATCCACCCTGTTCGGCCACGAGAAGGGCTCCTTCACCGGCGCCATCGGGCAGCACAAGGGATGCTTCGAGCAGGCCCACGGCGGCACGATCTTCCTCGACGAAATCGGCGAGCTGGACGTCGGGTTGCAGCCGAAGCTCCTGCGCGTGCTCGAGAACCGCGAGCTCAAGCGTGTGGGCGGCGACAAGACGATCAAGATCGACGTTCGCGTGCTCGCGGCCACGAACCGCGACCTGAAGGTGATGGTCAACCAGGGCACCTTCCGCGAGGACCTCTACTTCCGCCTCTCGGTGATCCTGGTCGACAATCCGCCGCTCCGCGACCGCAAGGAGGACATCCCGCAGCTCGTGCACCACTTCCTCGCGGACGTGGCGCGCCGACGCGGCATGTCCATGAACATCGCCGTGGACTCGATGACCGCGCTGATGGGGCACAACTGGCCCGGCAACGTGCGAGAGCTCCGCAACGTGGTGGAGCGCGCCGCGTCGCTCTGCGACGGACCGACGATCACGCGGGCCGACCTGGTGTTCGGACGCTCGGGGCTGAGCCCGGCGGCGGAGGCGGCCTCGGCGGCGGCAGCAGCCGCGGCGGGCGGTGGCGCTGCGGTGGCGGGCGGCGGGAACTTCGCCGCCTCGCTGCTCGAGCCGGGGGTCACCTTCAAGGACGCCAAGCAGCAGGTACTGGACGACTTCGAGCGCCTCTACCTGGCCAAGCTCCTCGAGCGCAACAAGGGGAACATCACCCGCTCGGCCCACGAGGCGGGACTCACGCGCTACCATCTGCGCGAGCTGCTCAAGCGACACAACCTCTCCTCGGGGAACTGA
- a CDS encoding YXWGXW repeat-containing protein codes for MRAGSLVLAGAVVALAACRPPPPVYIVSALPEEAVTAEAPPAPLDEVPSPAPAEGYVWQPGYWHWGSEGYEWTSGQWLEPRQGYVFVAASYRFDGGVWRYRPCHWIRRPAPVLPERIRVAAPEVPRELGAPVSPQPAVPERTLPEARRQAPPAPDVLPRRAPPAPSDVPIRRAPAAPDAAEEIHGSPLPSADESAPIVATQPLRRGPVIIEVGGEDAPDARPPETLRQRPDFRGERAGRMVFGDDPTTGGRYRTDATGAIVLAPERGESRGWGRRERGGSLILATPPDRTETPDRGAPGWDRPRQYHDPTFRVGVPLQTQADRRAVLLAHPAWNPAERSSPSVSSGTYSGGRSLRAEPLHAMPRESFSSPAHRAEPTYRASSPVHETRAPTPVYSAPTITRVSAPSVSSAPSSPTIRSAPSVVHSSGSSGALHAAPGSLRLHGR; via the coding sequence ATGCGCGCTGGGAGTCTCGTGCTGGCGGGAGCGGTCGTCGCCTTGGCGGCCTGCAGGCCTCCGCCCCCGGTCTACATCGTAAGTGCCCTCCCCGAGGAGGCCGTCACGGCCGAGGCCCCTCCCGCACCGCTCGACGAGGTCCCCTCGCCCGCCCCTGCCGAGGGGTACGTCTGGCAGCCGGGCTACTGGCACTGGGGGAGCGAGGGCTACGAGTGGACCTCTGGCCAGTGGCTCGAGCCGCGGCAGGGCTACGTGTTCGTGGCCGCCTCGTACCGCTTCGACGGAGGCGTCTGGCGGTATCGCCCGTGCCACTGGATTAGGCGGCCCGCGCCGGTGCTCCCCGAGAGGATTCGGGTAGCCGCCCCCGAGGTGCCACGCGAGCTCGGAGCACCGGTCTCGCCACAGCCCGCCGTGCCCGAACGGACCCTTCCCGAGGCTCGACGCCAGGCGCCGCCGGCTCCCGACGTCCTCCCGCGACGCGCCCCTCCCGCGCCGTCGGACGTGCCGATTCGCCGCGCACCTGCCGCCCCTGACGCCGCGGAGGAGATCCACGGCTCGCCCTTGCCCTCGGCGGACGAGTCCGCGCCCATCGTGGCGACCCAGCCCCTGCGCCGGGGCCCGGTAATCATCGAGGTGGGGGGCGAGGACGCTCCGGACGCGCGCCCACCGGAGACCCTGCGGCAGCGCCCCGACTTCCGCGGCGAGCGCGCGGGCCGGATGGTCTTCGGTGACGACCCGACCACAGGAGGTCGCTATCGCACCGACGCGACCGGCGCGATCGTGCTCGCCCCCGAGCGAGGCGAGTCCCGCGGGTGGGGCCGTCGCGAGCGGGGCGGTAGCCTCATTCTCGCGACCCCCCCGGACCGCACCGAGACCCCCGACCGAGGAGCGCCGGGCTGGGATCGCCCCCGGCAGTATCACGACCCGACCTTCCGGGTCGGCGTCCCGCTCCAGACGCAGGCCGACCGGCGGGCCGTACTCCTCGCCCACCCCGCCTGGAACCCGGCCGAGCGGAGCTCTCCGTCGGTCAGCTCGGGGACCTATTCCGGGGGCCGGAGCCTCCGGGCAGAGCCTCTCCACGCGATGCCGCGGGAGAGCTTCTCCTCCCCTGCGCACCGCGCCGAGCCCACCTATCGCGCATCGAGCCCCGTGCACGAGACGCGAGCTCCGACGCCCGTCTACAGCGCTCCGACGATCACCCGCGTGAGCGCCCCGAGCGTCTCGAGCGCGCCCTCCTCGCCCACGATTCGCAGCGCCCCGTCCGTCGTGCATTCCTCCGGCAGCTCGGGGGCGCTGCACGCCGCGCCGGGCTCGCTGCGTCTGCACGGTCGGTAG
- a CDS encoding PEGA domain-containing protein, whose translation MRRLGALILLLGVGLAPGRAHAQTAVAVLGVDPLDASVDVAGRVSTVLRELVTRTSGYRLVPGKALDEIKLVFGCVDEADECMARVGRSLQAGKLLWGTVRRVGRGYQLGLKLLDVPTARVEKFVNEKLTAAEGAQPRRAVERLARALFVPGKGELTVTCAADEAQVTIGTEAVGTCSRERPISQRLLAGTYVVEVTKPGYRTFSQRVVVTGGQSARVEAVLERAEVAGPKVGVPVKPVTPEPEDRRSGWRGAFFTGLAGTVALGVVILVTGLSVLNLQNTKNDIVDNLLLQHSRREITLEQEQKRAFENGDADACGFAGRFDELRQTCDKGGTRATVVNILIGATAASAIVTAIFAYKAFAPRKKARPARTDDDSAAATDRPSAPRWVIAPQLSARGGSLGFLLQF comes from the coding sequence ATGCGACGGCTGGGCGCCCTGATTCTTCTCCTCGGAGTCGGCCTCGCCCCAGGGCGTGCCCACGCGCAGACCGCCGTCGCCGTGCTGGGGGTGGACCCGCTCGACGCCTCGGTAGACGTCGCGGGCCGCGTCTCCACGGTGCTTCGCGAGCTGGTGACGCGCACCTCGGGCTACCGACTGGTGCCCGGCAAGGCGCTCGACGAGATCAAGCTGGTCTTCGGCTGCGTGGACGAGGCGGACGAGTGCATGGCCCGCGTGGGGCGCTCGCTCCAGGCCGGCAAGCTCCTCTGGGGGACCGTGCGGCGGGTCGGCCGCGGCTACCAGCTCGGGCTCAAGCTGCTCGACGTGCCGACCGCCCGCGTGGAGAAGTTCGTCAACGAGAAGCTCACGGCGGCAGAAGGCGCGCAGCCGCGTCGCGCCGTGGAGCGGCTCGCCCGCGCGCTCTTCGTGCCGGGCAAGGGCGAGCTCACGGTGACCTGCGCGGCGGACGAGGCCCAGGTCACGATCGGGACCGAGGCCGTCGGAACCTGTTCCCGAGAGCGCCCCATCTCGCAGCGGTTGCTCGCCGGGACCTACGTCGTGGAGGTGACCAAGCCGGGCTATCGGACCTTCTCGCAGCGCGTGGTGGTCACCGGGGGACAGTCCGCGCGGGTCGAGGCCGTCCTCGAGCGGGCGGAGGTCGCGGGGCCGAAGGTCGGCGTCCCCGTGAAGCCCGTGACGCCGGAGCCCGAGGATCGACGCTCCGGGTGGCGCGGGGCCTTCTTCACGGGGCTCGCCGGGACCGTGGCTCTCGGGGTGGTGATCCTCGTGACCGGGCTGTCGGTGCTGAACCTGCAGAACACGAAGAACGACATCGTGGACAACCTGCTGCTGCAGCACTCGCGACGCGAGATCACCCTCGAGCAGGAACAGAAGCGCGCCTTCGAGAACGGGGACGCCGACGCCTGCGGGTTCGCCGGCCGGTTCGACGAGCTGCGCCAGACCTGCGACAAGGGCGGCACGCGCGCGACGGTGGTGAACATCCTCATCGGCGCGACCGCGGCGTCGGCGATCGTGACCGCCATCTTCGCCTACAAGGCCTTCGCCCCGCGCAAGAAGGCCCGCCCCGCGCGCACCGACGACGACTCGGCCGCCGCGACCGACCGTCCCTCCGCCCCGCGCTGGGTCATCGCCCCGCAGCTCTCGGCCCGCGGCGGCAGCCTCGGTTTCCTGCTGCAGTTTTAA
- a CDS encoding tetratricopeptide repeat protein — MQRGAILTFCICLCLPTVAHGATLREARRLLRTGNYAAAEAAFAKLGPREGAAALVGLGRVQLETGRHAEAQKSAERALARAGGGAAAAEALTLKGEVLRARGERPAAEQAFKQALAKHAKAHRARAFLGLVQLERGQAAESRATFDVFYDDFKGERLDQASSEELTYVAMACRYTDNFRDASDTYGDAVKADPENVEAHVQWGEISLEKYEAGHAESHFNAALKTNPRHVGALLGLARVHAERDNDVRKVEKLLDQVQKTSPQDADALVLRAQLLVDNEENGKGEALLAQVLARNPNHLDALAVLGTSQFLRDDLAAFKRTKARALALNPRNTAFFRTVVELGVRHHRYAEAVELSREAVKLDPQDWYSLADLGQNYLRLGEDELGLKYLREAWKGDRFNVKNYNLLNLFEQVVAKEYEFISSPHFKLRVHKKERAVLERTAVPVLEQAYAAYVKKYRFTPKGPIVVELFREKEHYAVRTIGLGELSALAVCFGRVITSTSPVAAQFNWGQVLWHELNHVFTIQMSRSRVPRWLTEGLADLEPTLVRAEWKRENDFDIYKAITSGRLHGLASMNSAFSRARSIQDMVVAYYQGSLLAAYLIKQFGLGKVLAALADYGRGKRTETILPALTGLDLPTIDQRFRAAELQRLSVYRKSWFVDLEGYEALEKYEQAAKAKPDDPATQAQLALASLASGKRKEAEAAAQRALGKNPKERLGLYVSAQLALMGGRRPEAEARFTQLLGTGADGYEVRLELGKLALARNDAKGAEAHLAQAKRLDPEQGAPYALLASAYEKRGQTDQVIAELKPLAHLEQQVLSFTMKLVSLLAARGDHAGVRTYGEMAYYIAPGSAKLHRLLAAAHAAPAPTPRLEKAIWHLETALLCEPEKPAELHVELARLHLRRGDKRRARIAVTRARALDPKVQGLAEVEKKL; from the coding sequence ATGCAGCGCGGCGCCATCCTCACGTTTTGCATCTGCCTCTGCCTGCCGACCGTGGCCCACGGCGCGACGCTGAGGGAGGCGCGCCGGCTGCTCCGCACCGGCAACTACGCCGCCGCCGAAGCGGCCTTCGCCAAGCTGGGCCCCCGCGAGGGAGCCGCCGCCCTCGTCGGTCTCGGGCGCGTGCAGCTCGAGACGGGCCGCCACGCCGAGGCGCAGAAGAGCGCCGAACGTGCGCTCGCACGCGCTGGGGGCGGCGCCGCTGCGGCCGAGGCGCTGACGCTCAAGGGCGAGGTCCTCCGCGCCCGCGGGGAACGGCCCGCCGCCGAGCAGGCCTTCAAGCAGGCGCTCGCCAAGCACGCCAAGGCCCATCGCGCGCGCGCCTTTCTCGGACTCGTGCAGCTCGAACGCGGCCAGGCCGCCGAGAGCCGCGCCACCTTCGACGTCTTCTACGACGACTTCAAGGGCGAGCGGCTCGACCAGGCCAGCTCCGAAGAGCTGACCTACGTGGCGATGGCCTGCCGCTACACCGACAACTTCCGCGACGCGAGCGACACCTATGGCGACGCGGTGAAGGCCGACCCCGAGAACGTAGAGGCCCACGTGCAGTGGGGCGAGATCTCGCTCGAGAAGTACGAGGCGGGGCACGCCGAGAGTCACTTCAACGCCGCGCTCAAGACCAACCCGCGCCACGTCGGCGCCCTGCTCGGGCTGGCGCGCGTACACGCCGAACGGGACAACGACGTGCGCAAGGTGGAGAAGCTCCTCGACCAGGTGCAAAAGACGAGCCCTCAGGACGCCGACGCGCTGGTGCTGCGCGCGCAGCTCTTGGTGGACAACGAGGAGAACGGCAAGGGCGAGGCGCTGCTCGCGCAGGTCCTCGCGCGAAACCCGAACCACCTCGACGCGCTGGCCGTGCTCGGCACGAGCCAGTTTCTGCGAGACGACCTCGCCGCCTTCAAGCGGACCAAGGCGCGCGCCCTGGCGCTGAACCCGCGCAACACGGCCTTCTTTCGCACGGTGGTCGAGCTCGGCGTGCGACACCACCGCTACGCCGAGGCGGTGGAGCTCAGCCGCGAGGCGGTGAAGCTCGACCCGCAGGATTGGTACTCGCTGGCCGACCTCGGGCAGAACTACCTGCGCCTCGGAGAGGACGAGCTCGGCCTGAAGTACCTGCGCGAGGCCTGGAAGGGGGACCGCTTCAACGTGAAGAACTACAACCTGCTCAACCTGTTCGAGCAGGTGGTCGCCAAGGAGTACGAGTTCATCTCGTCACCGCACTTCAAGCTGCGCGTGCACAAGAAGGAGCGGGCCGTCCTCGAACGTACGGCGGTGCCGGTGCTCGAGCAGGCCTACGCGGCCTACGTGAAGAAGTACCGCTTCACGCCGAAGGGTCCGATCGTCGTCGAGCTCTTTCGCGAGAAGGAGCACTACGCCGTGCGCACCATCGGCCTCGGCGAGCTCTCGGCCCTCGCCGTCTGCTTCGGGCGCGTCATCACCTCGACGAGCCCGGTCGCCGCCCAGTTCAACTGGGGGCAGGTCCTCTGGCACGAGCTGAACCACGTCTTCACCATCCAGATGAGCCGCTCGCGCGTGCCGCGCTGGCTCACCGAGGGGCTCGCCGACCTCGAACCCACGCTCGTGCGCGCCGAGTGGAAGCGCGAGAACGACTTCGACATCTACAAGGCCATCACCTCCGGGCGCCTGCACGGGCTCGCCTCGATGAACAGCGCCTTCAGCCGGGCGCGCAGCATCCAGGACATGGTGGTGGCCTACTACCAGGGGAGCCTGCTCGCCGCGTACCTCATCAAGCAGTTCGGGCTCGGCAAGGTGCTCGCCGCGCTCGCCGACTACGGCCGCGGAAAGCGCACCGAGACGATCCTGCCCGCCCTGACGGGTCTCGACCTTCCGACCATCGACCAGCGGTTTCGGGCGGCGGAGCTCCAGCGCCTCTCGGTCTACCGCAAGAGCTGGTTCGTGGACCTCGAGGGGTACGAGGCGCTCGAGAAGTACGAACAGGCGGCGAAGGCCAAGCCCGACGACCCGGCGACGCAGGCCCAGCTCGCGCTGGCGTCGCTCGCCTCGGGGAAGCGCAAGGAGGCCGAGGCCGCGGCGCAACGGGCGCTCGGCAAGAACCCGAAGGAGCGCCTCGGACTCTACGTCAGCGCCCAGCTCGCGCTGATGGGGGGCCGCCGCCCCGAGGCGGAGGCGCGCTTCACCCAGCTCCTCGGCACGGGCGCCGACGGCTACGAGGTGCGCCTCGAGCTCGGAAAGCTGGCGCTGGCGCGCAACGACGCGAAGGGTGCCGAGGCGCACCTCGCGCAGGCCAAGCGCCTCGACCCCGAGCAGGGGGCGCCCTACGCGCTCCTCGCCTCGGCGTACGAGAAGCGGGGGCAGACCGACCAGGTGATCGCCGAGCTCAAGCCGCTCGCGCACCTCGAGCAGCAGGTCCTCTCGTTCACGATGAAGCTCGTGTCTCTGCTCGCCGCGCGGGGCGACCACGCCGGGGTACGCACCTACGGCGAGATGGCCTACTACATCGCACCGGGCTCGGCGAAGCTGCACCGCCTGCTCGCCGCGGCGCACGCGGCCCCGGCCCCGACGCCGCGGCTCGAGAAGGCCATCTGGCACCTCGAGACGGCGCTCCTCTGCGAGCCGGAGAAACCGGCGGAGCTCCACGTCGAGCTCGCGCGGCTGCATCTGCGCCGGGGGGACAAGCGGCGGGCGCGGATCGCCGTCACGCGCGCCCGCGCGCTGGACCCCAAGGTCCAGGGACTCGCGGAGGTGGAGAAGAAGCTCTAG
- the trpS gene encoding tryptophan--tRNA ligase, with translation MNRVFSGIQPTGELHIGNYLGAIRNWVKVQEDHECIYCVVDYHALTVGYEVNELRPRIRELAAGIMACGVDPNRSALFVQSEVPAHTELAWVFTCVTPMGELSRQTQFKSKSEQNIDNINAGLFTYPVLQAADILLYKANRVPVGQDQEQHLELCREIARRFNARFGETFPEAHTMFSSTPKIRGLDGKAKMSKSLGNSIAVNEEPEVLRKKLSTAFTDPNRLRKSDPGNPEVCNVYSLHGYFTDEQKVKEIDVGCRAATLGCVDCKKLLCDGMTSHFAPIREKWAELRAKPALVDEALDAGAARCRTMAQDTMREVHLKLGLRA, from the coding sequence ATGAATCGCGTCTTTAGTGGCATTCAGCCGACCGGCGAGCTGCATATCGGGAACTACCTCGGGGCGATCCGCAACTGGGTCAAGGTCCAGGAGGACCACGAGTGCATCTACTGCGTGGTGGACTATCACGCGCTCACGGTGGGCTACGAAGTGAACGAGCTGCGCCCCCGCATCCGCGAGCTGGCGGCGGGGATCATGGCCTGTGGGGTGGACCCCAACCGCTCGGCGCTCTTCGTGCAGTCCGAGGTGCCGGCGCACACCGAGCTGGCCTGGGTCTTCACCTGCGTGACCCCGATGGGCGAGCTGAGCCGGCAGACCCAGTTCAAGTCCAAGTCGGAGCAGAACATCGACAACATCAACGCCGGGCTCTTCACCTATCCGGTGCTCCAGGCGGCCGACATCCTGCTCTACAAGGCGAACCGGGTGCCCGTGGGGCAGGACCAGGAGCAGCACCTGGAGCTCTGCCGCGAGATCGCCCGCCGCTTCAACGCCCGCTTCGGGGAGACCTTTCCCGAGGCGCACACCATGTTCAGCTCGACGCCGAAGATCCGCGGCCTGGACGGCAAGGCGAAGATGTCGAAGAGCCTGGGCAACAGCATCGCCGTCAACGAGGAGCCCGAGGTGCTGCGCAAGAAGCTGTCCACCGCGTTCACCGATCCGAACCGGCTACGCAAGAGCGACCCCGGTAACCCGGAGGTCTGCAACGTGTACTCGCTGCACGGCTACTTCACCGACGAGCAGAAGGTGAAGGAGATCGACGTGGGCTGCCGGGCGGCCACGCTCGGCTGCGTGGACTGCAAGAAGCTCCTCTGCGACGGGATGACCAGCCACTTCGCCCCCATTCGCGAGAAGTGGGCCGAGCTACGCGCCAAGCCCGCGCTCGTGGACGAGGCGCTCGACGCGGGCGCGGCCCGTTGCCGCACGATGGCGCAGGATACGATGCGCGAGGTGCACCTGAAGCTCGGACTCCGTGCATGA
- a CDS encoding PEGA domain-containing protein — protein MTRRLLPLLVGVLWAVPLHAAERVAVLDLRFVDVPPALQQQSDERLRAVLQNLGYVVLSAEEVKRRLEEGGVPPGCTIGPCLVNVGRLLKVERVVVGGVSAMGSSYDLTLTFLETFSGTPLAQVTRRCDVCTFAEIGRAVAVAGAELHRGAQAFFKTHALVEVQSSPTGATVTLDGVPAGRAPLRRLLAPGRHELKLTHPGHGPVTRVMALGPGQRQTVHEVLVPQAAGANAAEPERRETRLYRWLAWSSLGAGVALAGSGATLWALHGSCAGGPNCRDLFDTRVPGVVLVALGGAALGTAAAMFVLDHRARTTAPRVAILPGARGLQVMLGVDY, from the coding sequence ATGACACGCCGGCTCCTGCCGCTACTTGTCGGGGTCCTCTGGGCCGTGCCGCTGCATGCGGCGGAGCGCGTGGCGGTGCTCGACCTCCGGTTCGTGGACGTGCCGCCCGCGCTGCAGCAGCAGTCGGACGAGCGGCTGCGCGCCGTCCTGCAGAACCTCGGCTACGTTGTCCTCTCCGCCGAGGAGGTCAAGCGACGCCTCGAAGAGGGGGGCGTGCCTCCCGGTTGCACGATCGGCCCGTGCCTCGTGAACGTGGGGCGCCTGCTGAAGGTGGAGCGCGTGGTGGTGGGGGGCGTCTCGGCCATGGGGTCGAGCTACGATCTTACGCTGACCTTCCTCGAGACCTTCAGCGGGACGCCGCTGGCTCAGGTGACGCGACGCTGCGACGTCTGCACGTTCGCCGAGATCGGTCGCGCCGTGGCGGTCGCCGGCGCGGAGCTGCATCGCGGGGCGCAGGCCTTCTTCAAGACCCACGCCCTCGTCGAGGTGCAGAGCAGTCCCACGGGCGCGACCGTCACGCTGGACGGCGTCCCCGCGGGTCGGGCACCGCTCCGTCGGCTGCTCGCTCCCGGGCGGCACGAGCTCAAGCTGACCCACCCGGGGCACGGCCCGGTGACGCGGGTGATGGCGCTCGGCCCCGGGCAGCGCCAGACCGTGCACGAGGTGCTCGTTCCGCAGGCCGCGGGGGCGAACGCCGCCGAGCCGGAGAGGCGCGAGACGCGGCTCTACCGCTGGCTCGCCTGGTCGAGCCTCGGCGCGGGCGTCGCGCTGGCGGGTTCGGGGGCGACGCTTTGGGCGCTGCACGGAAGCTGCGCCGGTGGCCCGAACTGTCGCGACCTCTTTGACACGCGCGTGCCGGGGGTGGTGCTCGTGGCCCTCGGGGGGGCGGCGCTCGGGACGGCGGCGGCGATGTTCGTGCTCGACCATCGGGCGCGAACCACGGCGCCGCGAGTGGCGATTCTTCCCGGGGCGCGCGGACTGCAGGTGATGCTTGGCGTCGACTACTGA